In the Sarcophilus harrisii chromosome 3, mSarHar1.11, whole genome shotgun sequence genome, one interval contains:
- the TAS1R2 gene encoding LOW QUALITY PROTEIN: taste receptor type 1 member 2 (The sequence of the model RefSeq protein was modified relative to this genomic sequence to represent the inferred CDS: deleted 2 bases in 1 codon) has translation MGTTVFWMLPLLLVMPVEVRESSDFHLAGDYLLGGLFTLHANIKGIAHLNYMQVPRCKDYDVKVLGYNLMQAMRFAVEEINNDSRLLPGVSLGYEMVDVCYVTNNIQPVLYFLAKENFNLPIQQDYSSYEPRVVAVIGPDTSESVVTVSNFLSLFLLPQITYSAVSDEFRDNSRFPALFRTIPSGEHQIKAMIQLITYFHWNWVIVIASSDDYGRENSQLFNEKLKGEKICVAFQESLPVPLGNKTLMPAEKRRLEAIVDKIQNSSAKVVVVLSLDLALYDFFEEAISQNVTGYVWIASESWSIDPVIHGISRIQQIGTFLGISTQNIPIPGFSDFRVRQTPTGRPETDKKHSGPTCNQECDTCPDTLKSYNAILTHSGDRVAYNVYSAVYTVAHALHRLLGCNAIGCAKDTVYPWKLLQEIRKVNFTLLGHRIYFDKNGDPPMGLEIIQWQWDTGHDPFKRIAFYNPAQQYLSNVATNISWNTPNNSAPFSVCSNSCQLGQRKKPMGLHICCFECINCPAGTYLNQSGDFECQPCPPHEWSNEGEAHCFRRRLRFLEWREPATLAVALLAGLGFLGTLGALGVFCADCWTPVSALRRGPASCLRRHVLLVAYGAVPVYVGRPSVPACLCRQVLFNLCFTLCMACITVRSFQIVCVFKMARRLPRAYSCWLRYRGPYASAGLLTLLKAAVVAAHVLLTPAGLTVRHDPDDARAMTLNCNGHYGRALLLNTGLDLALCVLAFGFAYLGRELPTSYSEAKFITLSVTFYFVSSVFLCTFVSVYQGVLVTIFDMAVTVVNLLGISVGYFGPKCYLILFCPERNTAAYFNGVIQGYTMRKE, from the exons ATGGGGACCACTGTCTTCTGGATGCTCCCTCTCCTCCTGGTGATGCCGGTGGAGGTCCGCGAGAGTTCCGATTTCCATCTGGCTGGGGACTACCTCCTGGGGGGATTGTTCACCCTCCACGCCAACATCAAGGGCATAGCTCATCTCAATTACATGCAGGTGCCCCGGTGCAAAGA CTATGACGTCAAGGTGCTGGGCTACAATCTGATGCAGGCCATGCGCTTCGCTGTGGAAGAGATCAATAACGACAGCCGCCTGCTGCCCGGGGTCTCGCTGGGCTACGAGATGGTGGACGTGTGTTATGTCACGAACAACATCCAGCCTGTCCTCTACTTCCTGGCCAAGGAGAACTTCAACCTGCCCATCCAGCAGGACTACAGCAGCTACGAGCCGCGGGTGGTGGCCGTCATCGGCCCTGACACCTCCGAGTCTGTCGTCACCGTCAGCaacttcctctccctcttccttcttccccag ATCACCTACAGCGCCGTCAGCGACGAGTTTCGGGACAACAGCCGGTTCCCGGCTCTATTCCGCACCATTCCCAGTGGCGAGCACCAGATCAAGGCCATGATCCAGCTCATAACCTACTTCCACTGGAACTGGGTCATCGTCATCGCGAGCAGCGACGACTACGGCCGGGAGAACAGCCAGCTCTTCAACGAGAAGCTGAAGGGGGAGAAAATCTGTGTGGCCTTCCAGGAGTCCCTCCCTGTCCCCTTGGGCAACAAGACGCTGATGCCCGCGGAGAAGAGGAGGCTGGAGGCCATAGTGGACAAGATCCAGAACAGCTCTGCCAAGGTGGTGGTGGTGCTGTCCCTGGATCTGGCGCTCTATGACTTCTTTGAGGAGGCCATCTCCCAGAACGTCACAGGCTACGTGTGGATCGCCTCCGAGTCCTGGTCCATCGACCCCGTCATCCACGGCATCTCCCGCATCCAGCAAATCGGGACCTTCCTGGGCATCAGCACCCAGAACATCCCCATCCCAGGCTTCAGCGACTTCAGGGTGCGGCAGACCCCCACGGGGAGGCCGGAGACGGACAAGAAGCACTCGGGGCCCACCTGCAACCAGGAGTGTGACACCTGCCCGGACACCCTGAAGTCCTACAACGCCATCCTCACCCACTCTGGGGATCGCGTGGCCTACAATGTCTACTCAGCCGTCTACACCGTGGCCCACGCCCTGCACCGCCTGCTCGGCTGCAACGCTATCGGCTGCGCCAAGGACACGGTGTACCCCTGGAAG TTGCTCCAGGAGATTCGGAAGGTGAACTTCACCCTATTGGGCCACAGGATCTACTTTGACAAGAATGGGGATCCACCCATGGGCTTGGAGATCATTCAGTGGCAATGGGATACGGGTCACGACCCTTTCAAAAGAATCGCCTTCTACAATCCAGCCCAGCAGTACTTGTCCAACGTGGCTACCAACATCTCTTGGAACACCCCCAACAACTCG GCTCCCTTCTCCGTGTGCTCCAACAGCTGTCAGCTGGGTCAGCGGAAGAAGCCCATGGGGCTGCACATCTGCTGCTTTGAGTGTATCAACTGTCCTGCTGGGACCTACCTCAACCAGTCAG GTGACTTTGAGTGCCAGCCCTGCCCCCCGCACGAGTGGTCCAACGAGGGCGAGGCGCACTGCTTCCGGCGGCGGCTGCGCTTCCTCGAGTGGCGGGAGCCGGCCACCCTCGCGGTGGCGCTGCTGGCGGGCCTGGGCTTCCTGGGCACGCTGGGCGCGCTGGGCGTCTTCTGCGCCGACTGCTGGACGCCGGTGAGTGCGCTTCGGCGGGGGCCTGCTTCCTGTCTTCGGCGTCATGTGCTG TTGGTGGCCTACGGCGCGGTGCCCGTGTACGTGGGCCGGCCCTCGGTGCCCGCCTGCCTCTGCCGCCAGGTGCTCTTCAACCTGTGCTTCACCCTCTGCATGGCCTGCATCACCGTGCGCTCCTTCCAGATCGTCTGCGTCTTCAAGATGGCGCGCCGCCTGCCGCGCGCCTACAGCTGCTGGCTGCGCTACCGCGGGCCCTACGCGTCCGCGGGGCTGCTCACGCTGCTCAAGGCCGCCGTGGTGGCCGCCCACGTCCTGCTCACGCCCGCCGGCCTCACGGTGCGCCACGACCCCGACGACGCCCGCGCCATGACGCTCAACTGCAACGGCCACTACGGCCGGGCCCTGCTGCTCAACACGGGCCTGGACCTGGCGCTCTGCGTGCTGGCCTTCGGCTTCGCCTACCTGGGCAGGGAGCTGCCCACCAGCTACAGCGAGGCCAAGTTCATCACGCTCAGCGTGACCTTCTACTTCGTCTCCTCCGTCTTCCTCTGCACCTTCGTGTCCGTCTACCAGGGCGTCCTGGTCACCATCTTCGACATGGCCGTCACCGTGGTCAACCTGCTGGGCATCAGCGTGGGCTACTTCGGGCCCAAGTGCTACCTGATCCTCTTCTGCCCCGAGCGCAACACGGCCGCCTACTTCAACGGCGTCATCCAGGGCTACACCATGAGGAAGGAGTAG